The region aaaaataattttaattgtacATTATATGCCAAAgaaaagtctaaaaataaataaattatactcACCGTCAAGAATATGTCTggtaaaattctattttttaaattttagtcaaaaaattcaaacttcttttcctttcggcttttcccttcaggggtcgccacagcgaatcagttgcctccatctaaccctgtcttctgcatcctcttctctcacaccaactaccttcatgtcctctttcactacatccataaacctcgtctttggtcttcctctaggcctcctgcctggcagttcaaaactcaacatccttctaccaatatattcactatctctcctctggacatgtccaaaccatctcagtctggcctctctgacttatctccaaaacctctaacatgtgctgtccctctgatgtactcattcctgatcctatccatcctggtcactcccaaagagaaactcagcatcttcatctctgctacctccagctctgtctcctgtcttttcctcagggacactgtctctagaccaaacaacatcactggtctcaccacagttgtgtacacctttcctttcattttagctgaaactcttctatcacacatcacacctgacactttcctccacctgttccatcctgcctgtacactcttcttcacctcttttctacactctccattgctctggactgttgaccctaagtacttaaaatcctccaccttcttgatctcttctccctgtaacctcactcttccacctgggtccctctcattcacacacatgtactctgtcttactgcagctaaccttcattcctctcctttccaggacaaacctccacctctctagcttctcctccacctgttccctgctctcactgcagatcccaatgtcatctgcaaacatcatagtccatggagattcctgtctaacctcgtctgtcagcctgtccatcaccatagcaaacaagaaggggctcagagctgatccctgatgaagacccacctccaccttgaactcctctgtcacacctacagcacacctcaccactgtcttacagtcctcatacatgtcctgcaccgctctaacatacttctctgccagtccagacttcttcatacaatactacagttcctctctgggcaccctgtcataagctttctccagatctacaaaaacacaatgcagctccgtctggccttctctgtacttctctatcaacgtcctcaaagcaaatactgcatctgtagtactctttttttggcatgaaaccatactgctgctcacaaatgctagcttctgcccttagtctagcttcaactactctttcccataacttcattgtatggctcatcagctttattcctctgtagttgccacaactctgcacatctcccttgttcttaaaaatggccaccagcacacttctcctccattcctcaggcatcttctcactatctaagatcctgttgaacaacccagtcagaaaccctatactgccacctctcctagacacttccaaacctctacaggtatatcatcaggaccaactgcctttccagtcttcatcctcgtcaatgccctcctcacttcatcctgactaatctttgctacttcttggtccacaacagtcacatcttcttgtctttgttctctctcattttccatgttaaTCAACTCTtctacacaccaccattctatgctgtttggctacactctcacctaccactactttacagtcactgatctccttcaggttacgccgtctacacaagatgtagtctacctgtgtgctcttaccaccactcttataggtcactctatgttcctgcctcttctggaagaaagtattcactatagccacttccatgctttttgcaaagtcaaccaccatctgtccttctgcgttcctctcttggataccaaacctgcccatcacctcctcatcacctctgtttcctgcaccaacatgtccattaaagtctgcaccaatgacaactctctcacttctaggcatgctctgcatcacttcatcaaagtccaaccagaatcctccttctcctccagctaaCATCCTACGTGTGGCACATACCCACTAACAGCATTGAACATCaaaccttcaatttctagcttcagactcatcactctatccgacactctttttacctccaggatgttcttaacaaactcctcctttaagataactcctactccatttctcttcctatctacaccatgatagaacaacttgaaccctgcttctAAACtcctagccttgctacctttccacctggtctcctggacacacaggatgtctaccttcctcctctgcatcatgtcaaccaactctctacctcttcctgtcatagttccaacattcaatgaccctactctcagtcctatactcttggcgttcctcttctctctcttccaacgggcacactttcctcctcttcttcttcggccaacagtagtccaatttccatcggcaccctgtaggtcaacagcactgatggcggttttatgtcagatgcccttcctgacacaaccctctgtatttatccgggcttgggaccggcacaataagacactggcatgtgtcctcttgcggctataTTAGTCAAAAAATTAGTcaaaaaattcagtgaaaagACGTAACCAGCCTTCTCTTGTCAACTACATACATGCCAACTTTGTGGAGCGCCTTCAAGTCTTCATTTTACAGTCCTTATGGAAATTCAGTGAATTCTTTCCAGAAACCAAATGTTTCATCAAAAGAACTAAAAGGTTTATTGTGCGCTGTTAATAATGTTATATAAGGAGGTCCAGTTGTTACGATCTCTCACACAGGAAATTCAAGTTtgaatcttgtttttcttgtttttactccatttaaattactatttttttaaacatctagGTTTTGATTCAAAGTTTTCATATGTGTTATTTATAGGTGAAAATCTTAAGTCTTACAAGGAGGTGGACATGCCTGCAAGTCTCTGACAGTCAAGTCCTATTATAACTTTGTAACTAACTTATACTCAGAGTAAACATTTTtgtggaaaataataataataaaatttaaaaaaaagaaaaatactacaGTGCCTACATTCATTTTAAGAGACCACCAATAAATCActgactttttaaataatttttgattCACAGTGTTTACAGTTTTGGCTACACATATAGAACCTTTCATCTATGTTTTAGAAAGTTATTTCCAATTACAATGAATGACCACATTCATCTTTTAAGTTACAGTTGTCTTTTTTATCTTTAGTCTGCCTTCTTTATTCCTTCTGCAGTAAAATCTTAGTTTGCCTTAATGTGATTTGACTATTCTAATAGAAAGCAGCCATACTTATTTAATCCATAAAATGTCTGaagggtttattttttatttcccagcTGGAGAGAAGGGGTTATGTCATCTCTTTGTTTTAATCCCCTCATCAGAGTAATCCCTGCTGACCCAGTGTCGACTCATCCGGTTCTCCCCGGGGGACATAGACAGACCATTGATTGTCAGCCAGTCAGTTAGAGCTGCGAGAAGCGCACGCTGTAGTTTTGTAACATGATTgcttacccacaatgcaatattTAGTGCCTATGCTCTtacaatatatactgtactggaTTTATTCCAACTGGTGGTTTCCTGTTTGAAGCCGAGTCTCATAAGTGAACGTCTCCTCCTCCCGTGAGACTACAGCATCCTCCCCTCACAAGCCTTTGTACTGTACCACTCTGTGTGCCCCCCCTTCATGTTTCCCATCCCTCCCTTCACGCTCTGTTGTGAATGTGTTAACAGAACCACGAGCAGCTGAGGGATCACGACTCCGACCTCCTCAACAACGACGGTGACCTGACCTTCATGTTCGGTGACACCGCCATCACATCCAACGGGGCCTCCAACGGAGGAGGGGATGCAGCCGGAGGGTCGGGCTGGAGCGCGAATGGAAAACGGAGTGGCAGCACCTCAGAGGAGGTGCTGGAACGTGAGCTGGACTTCCGCGAGCAGGAGCTGCTGAGCCGTGGAACACACCTAGTTTTCCCCATTGAGGAGAACGCCTGACCCTTCAGTCTTTTTGCCTGCACTGTCCCTGAACTTCCCTCAATTCCACACCACCCTCAAGCTCGATACGTTCTGCAGGCAGATGGTCCACTCCCACAGAGATAAAGTGGAGTGGAGAAATTATAGTAGATGAGAGGTGAGGGTCCCAAGCAGCTCAGATCCGTCCAGGCCTGGGAGAAGATCTCTGTGAGCCTCATTAGGAGCTGGAGAATATTCTCTCCCTTTACTTTAACTGTGACACAGTTTCATTGATTGGTTCGTCTGCATACACTGGAGGGGAAACTTCATGCAGGGCatgagtacaaaaaaaaatcctcatgtGAAAGTTAACGTGCGACTGTGATTGACCATCCGGAGAGGACAAAAGTACAATAATGGAACGGGGCCTGGAAATCTGCCCTAGAATAGTTTCTAGCCATTCTTCTGGATCTGAACAGACCAGTGTGGAGTTTGTGAAGATGCTGCGGATTGTGATGCGAGGACTGTGGAGGAGGACAGTAAAGGAGgcaccctctccaccaccacaGCCTGTGGAGGCTGAAGTAATGGGGTGAACAACGTGAGCATGTAATTAGCAACAATGATGTTCTTTGTTCCTCTGGACTGGAACTGCTTTTTTCACTGCATTCCATCCCATGACTGTTGTCCCTTTGGACGGGTCTGGATCATTTTCTGTTTACTGACTTGATTTTCTCAATAACATGAAAGACTAAGTGTTTTGATGTTAATTATATTGTTTTCTGTGATATAATACTGATTtccaaaagctttaaaaaatgattACGCAGCCGATGAGCAActttgagacaaaaaaaaccaacaatacAAACTTAAGGGCAAGCCTTCTTCATAACttggaatattaaaaaaaaaaaaactatgtcgACCACATGTACTGCTATAGTCTACAAAATGCCAGGGGACTATTGGTATGAGCTTTAGCTTTAAGCTAAATTTAGTAAAGGTATGATTGCATGCATGCACAGGTTGCACTTAATAACTAATGAAATATACCATTGATTTCCTGTCATCCTTTAACTTATTACATTAAATCAGATGTTTAGGGATGGTCATTTATCAACATCCATCACCTATTCTCTGCACACAATCATATGGACTCCATCTGAGAACAACAACCTTGAAGAAGCCACTAATGTAACAGCAGAAGATACCGTAATAACTTTCGGCTAATAACGTAATAATTAggcgttagggttagtggttggGGTAAGGGGTCAGGGTCTTGTGGCTAAAAGTGTAACGTAATAATTATGGGTTAAGgttagtaataaattattacattatcagcCAAAAAATTATTGTGTTAtcggttcaggacttttattacgttattggccaattatatttaaaaaataggcAAATTTATTACCAGCTGCTATCATTGGCTTTACCCTGAATGTAGAAAGTGTTATTGATAACAACCAAGAGCAAATCCAGCTTCTTTTGACAGTGTGGAGAGTAAAATAATCATTAAGTTTCTAATTTGGCACCAAATGATGCATCATTTTATAAATCTTTGCAGCTGTATGCAAGATTCAATACAGATAACTTAAATCAGTACTTTATATCCCCTGTTGCCCAGTTGCCTCCAGCGATGCAGAGCAccttaaaatgacaaaattgtTTTAAGAGTCAAACATGTAAATCCTTCATATGATCAAAATGATGGCTTTAGCTCCATGCATCCACACCAGATAGGTTACGCTTTTGCCACCATTCATCTGTTTGTCAAACAGATCACACAAAAACTgcttgacagattttcatgaaactccAGGAGATaaacttcagtgtgtgtgtgtgtgtgagtgtgtgtgtgtgtgtgtgtgtgtgtgtgtgtgtgtgtgtgtgtgtgtgtgtgtgtgtgtgtgtgtgtgtgtgtgtgtgtgtgtgtgtgtgtgtgtgtgtgtgtctgcttttctTGAACATTGCACGATACTTGAACAGTTGTTGGACCAGTCTATTAATGTGACCCAGATTATAATGAAAGCTGGGTGGAACTGTGGCACATGTGGAAGAAAACTTGCAAATATAATAAGTCATTATGACACTAAAGTGATACCAAATTAGGTTATGATAAAGGAGTCATAATGGGCCTGTCACGTTTAGGTTCAACACCATGGTGGGGGTGTCTCTGACTGATGTTAAGTCCTCCTACTGCATCTACGGCTTTAGGAATTACTCCTGCAACGTGTTTATGAGGggaaatattttgtcatttgcatATTACTATGCAGTAGCATATTGATAGACTTTATAGTGTGTAAAGAGCTAAACCCAGCTCTTAAAGCTaatggagcagctggaggaactAACTAGTCACCCTAGTAGTtggtaggttttttttaatttagtcttTTTTCCGCAGCCTCTCACATTTTGAGCTCCCTTCTCCACATGTAAACGGCTAACCATTTAAGATTCACCTCACAGCACATGCTGTCTTGTTTTTGCTGCACACACTGGATGTTGCACGGGGGCTGGTGTTAAAAGCTTGATTGTGCAAGTTGGATCTGAGGATTTCACACCGAGTAGAATCGCTGCACAAGTTTTATGGCTGAGGACTGTGAAGAGGAAATGAATGTAGTTACGTAAGCTGTAGTCGAGCTGCAGGAACTGTGGGTCATCTAGACTGAAGCTGTGCGCTCTGACTTCTTTCACAGTCTGAAACTGAAGCACGTCGACgtgtgacattaaaaaaaatcactcattCATCATTTGCTACATGGTGATCAGAGATGTTCAGAAATATGGTTAGGTTACCCATCCTCCAGATAGATCCTTTCACACTAAGTAAGTAGGTAGTCACTGCCTTGTGATTCTAAATCAGTTCGGTTGAATTTCTTCAGTTTCTgctctgcagtgtttttgtGCATCATGGGAGCAGTTTGTGGTCAGTAAACTAATAGTCAACTGTTGTCTGTGGACATATAAAATAGCAGCGTTTAGCACTTTACCTTAGGCAGAAGACACTCGAGGGCCTATTACAACCCTCATGAGCACTCATCTCCTGACTACTGTGCTGTCAGTCATTTTTCTGGCTTTATTTACAATCTGTACCTGAGAACCATGAGCTGTCACTCACTTGTTGATGTGAGGACGTGCTGCAAAGGTAACTGGCTGCCTGATTCTACCTGCCATGGCTTGCATGTCACCATGTTAATAAAAACTGCCAAATTGTGAGCCAATCAGCTGTGTTCATTTTCTCCAATAATCCATAAAAGAAACTAAACCACACTATCGTTATGATACTAGAATACTATTAGAATACAATCCCACATGAACTGCATGTGTTTCTGCATCAGCTTATTCCAGCTAACTGTTAGGTTTGAAATAGTTTGCAATACAACAGGTCCTAGTGGACCTTGAGGTGTGTTTGGGATTCTTGTCCTTTTGGAACTTCCAGTTACTTCACCTTCCTCACTGACGATGAGGACTTCTTAATCCTTGATAGAATCCATGTGAAAGCTGCAGGTTTCCAGTGTCTGAGGAAGCAAAGCAGCTCCAGAGCGTCACTGAAGCACCGCCGTGCTTCGCTGTAGGTTGAGTGTTCTTTCAGCttcatcctccctcctccagacattccgCTGACTGAGACCCCAAACATCTGAGTTTTCCTTAACTGTTCCACGAAGCAGCATCCAAAGCTTGTGTGTCTAATCTGGAAGAGTGGGACACTGGAAGCAATCTTTGTTGTGCTTTCGGGTCAGCAGTGTTTATTGTCTGGTAGTCTGGGAAtacagaatttaatttaaaagaataaaaaatttcGAGCCTTTGCAAAAGTAAATCTGTAAAGATTGGCTGAGTATTTAACAACAGATACTGTAATTAACAGTGTTTTTTGTTATGAGGATGATGTCCAGTGAGATGAATAGTTTTTACTGCAGCAATCAGTAAAACAAATTCTGGTAAATGtggaaataaagtttaaaatacatttttaatctgGTGAGTCTTGTGACATATTTTAACGGACCAATAACCATAACACACTGAACAATGGATGTTAAATACTAACCTACATTATAcagctgtgaacacacacacacacacacacacacacacacactatgatgCTAAGTATAGTGTTTTAAATCTTCGTCCCCAAGCCATCAAAACGTAATCCCATTCAGCATCACTGCACACGACAAAAACACATGTAGTTTTTAACCAACCCTTTATTGAAGTCAGTTTAAATATTCTCATCGTTATGTCTTCGTCAACAGAACTTCATCAGGCATTCCGCCCACAGCTAGTATCACAGAACCAACTTCTTAAGTTGAACAAGTGGATGCTGGTCTAGACTTTCTCCCTCCTCAACAGCCGGAGGGGTGTCCCAGCAATTTACCAAACATAgctacaaataataataaagatgaacAACATGAATCAGTACCGTCTGTTGCCTTCATGCAACCTGCAGAAGGGCTCATTCTCAGAGGGCAGAGACCGCTCTCCAAGACACATCTGTGAAATCTTAGAAAATTTCACAGCCTTGTGAGTGTTTTGTCAGTGGGGCGACCGCAGCTGTCCAGATTCCTGAGGGGCCGGGGGTGGAACAATAGCtcctcagtctggcctcttctctacaaaatactgtagtttctCCTTTCAAAGCATCCACACTGGCATTGTTAGTGAGCCAACTGTAGTTAAGCATCGGTAATGCTTGAGATTACTGCCATGCTTAGCAGCAGGCCAGTCGGTTACGTTGTGCAGGTGAAGCTGATGCTGCCACCCTGGACGCTGGCAGTAATCTCCCAAGAAGGTTCCCCTCTGGGGCTTTTTATGGCCCTTGCCTGCTGGGGATTTGTGGAGGGATTAGTGCTACTAAAAGGACAGAAGGATAGAGGCACAACCCTGCCtcatctctcttccttcttttgTCCTCTATCATTTACATACATGGTCTATCTGCTCCGATCTGACTCCTGTTAAAGAGGTAACACTGTAAGAATTATAAGCTGCCGTCTCTCTGTATCAAATGCAACTGTGTGAACAGTTGCACTTTCCACTTGGATTTTCTCCAGTTCATCGACCCGACTCCAGCTGAAGGAAAACAACCTAAGAGCCATTCCTGTGAGCTCCCGGTGGAACGCATTCCAGCTGCTTGTTTAATTCCACCTTTTGCCCTCAGTCTCGAATACCAGGCCcctgggagagagagagagaaaaaacccccccaaagaTTAAACTAAAACCCTTAAATAAACAGACCAGAAATTATAATTCAGTTATCATGTAATCACCCCACTGCTGATGGATAGTGAGATTGAGGTCCAATCATCCTCAAAACATTTCTGGAAAAACAGTTGCAGCATTCTcctaaaaatactgaaaaacatACAAGCTTGATTTTGTCTAGCAGTGCGATCTACCATCATAGGGTGCTGTCTCTGTTAGCTTGCAGGCTACAGAGCTTTTCATCTTCAAATGTCTGAAAAAcgtgttttaaaataattttcagttgATTTTTTGGGACTAATATTACAACTTGTGAGTGTTATGGAATCATTTTACGCTTTATCTCCTGTACATACATTTTAAAGCAAGTCCCAGCACTGTTGCTGAAGTTAGTCAGTCGTTAGTCGGGACAGAGACCTTCCACCTGTTTTAAGGTGAgaatataaaaaccaaattttcatttttggatAAACCGTTCCTGTATAAAACATCCCAGTTGCTCACTTAAAGTGAATGTATAAGAGGAGGCATTGCAATAGGAGGCACCCCAAGACTCCTTCCCTTTTTTCTGCTCCATAGAGGCAGAGCAGTTCTAAAGGGTTCGCTTATGAAAGCTGGTGGAGACAGGCTGGTGGTAACCCTGGAGGCTCTACCCTGTCACGGACAGCCATACACAATGACCCCCTTCTTGACAGCAGAGCCCAGAGACTCACTGCCAGCCCCCCGCTATCCACTGCCAGGGGAAACAAAGAGGCCTTTCTTAAACAGCAGATCAGTCAGTGGTTATGGAGGGACAAATAATTCTGTGACTGTCTTTGTCtggtaacaataaaaaaaaatcttacagtGGCATCATTTGTTTCTAAATGGCAAAATTGGAATGCAATTCTCAAAAGCCTGACATATGACTCATTTACATGACAGAGAACTAAGAGGGATATGGGGTCCCAGCGGCATTTGAGATAAGGGTACAGTGTGGGTGTAAAGATAATACATAGAGGAGAACACGATCAAACAGGTAGATTCTTTACAGACAGCGTGTTTGTCCAGAATATCAAATGTTATTAAAATCAGAGGTGAACTCCAGGCGTAACTTGTCATTTAGAAAAACTCTGAAAAATATAATGCGTctgttgtttggttttcaattaaaaaaggtCAAATATGTAAAAATGGTTATGGCTCATGTACCTTTTAGGTTTCCACATTGGAAGTTGAAAGTTGAACCAAAGTCATGGTATAAAAATCAGAGACAAACGCGCAGATGGAAAAGTGACCAGGATTCGTACACTCAAATTACTCTACTCAGTGGAAGTGGAGCTTTAAATTAAACACATCAATCTTGCTGCCTATGTCCCGAGTTTAAGTGAATGCAAATTTAGTGTTCTATTGGTTCTTGCATGAATGCAGTTTTCCAGTCAGGAGTGGGTCACAGGTCAAGGGTCAGAACAGATGTGATGGGTATTTTTGGTTCTATCATCAACTTCCTATCCTGACAGGGGTGTAGTTTTAAAAACAGTGTGTGCACCACCCCTTCCGTCTTGTTTCATACAACAAAAGCCCATCTTCCCATCTCTGTAGCAATTAAACCTTCATAAGCGCACCTTTAATCCTCGGATTCCTCATGTGGATTTGTCCAGGCTGTTCTTGGGATACCCCAGCTGTCTCATCACCTCACTGCAGTAGGCCTCCACCTGCTTTATCTGCTCCACGTTGAGTCGCTCCCTCCAGGCATAGATCGCCTCCTTCGCATCCCGTGATGATATCAGGAACGGCCTGTCTGACGAATAGCCCTGGCCGTGCGTCATGTTCAGCGCAAACTTCTCCAAAGCGGGGGACGTGGACAGGTTGGAGAAGCGGTAGAGCCTCTGGAGCTCCTCCATGGGGCGCAGGACCAGGTCCTCGTAGCGGATGCGGAAGTAGTTCCTCCTCACCCAGGGAGGCGCGTTGGTGACCAGCATCATGTCGCTCAGCCAGTTGTCACAGATGAGCTCCATGGCGGTGGACACGTAGCCCTCGGCTCGGTTCACCTTGGCGTTCGGCATCAGCAGCCGCTTGTATTTGTCGGTCTGTTTCTTGCTCCTCAGCACCTGGATGCTCTCCTTCACCAGGGCTTGCTTGGACTTGAGGCGGGAGTTGTGCACGGCCCTCGGGTCTCTGAACAGCTGAACGATCTGCAGGTTTATGGTGGGATCTTTCATCAGGGGGACCAGCGTGCTCAGGTCCAAAACGCGCACCCCTTTGATCACCATCACCGGGTACTTCTTAcactccttctccagctccctgATATCGCGCTTCTTGCACTTTGCGCACTGGTCCTCTTTCACCAGACCGATTTCGTGTCGCTTGTGTGCGTCACACAGCGGCTGCGAACATATCACCTTGTTCAGTTTCCATCCGAATATGAACGAGGTGGTGATGTTCTGAGAGCCGGCGTAAAGTTTGAGGACCGAGAAGTCGCAGCGGTACAGCGCGTTCATCATGTCCCGCACGGCGCCCTGGAGGCTGGCCGCGTCCCCCGGGTACAAAGCCTGCCAGATGTGCCACATCGGCTCGTACAGGTAGAAGACATCGGGGTGCTGGTTGAACAACTCCCCCAGAAACGAGGAGCCGGTCCTCCAGGTGGCGTGTAGGTAGACGTGGATCCGGGTCTGACTCCTGTTGACGGTGTGCTCCGTGGCGTCGCTGGCGTTCAGTCCGTACCCGTTACCCCACATTTGGGCGACCGTGTTCTCCAAGTCCGGGCATCGGAGCTGCTGCTGCGGCGGTCCGCGTCTGGTGTGCTGAGCGGATTTATCCCGGTAATCTAACACGTACGGGATTAGAAGGAGTAAACCTGAATACGCCAGGATcagaatcaaatattttttattcagccttctcttcatttcctctctccGGGAAGGGTTCGCTCCTACATCCACATCTGATCAGCGCAACATTGCGCGCCGTGGTCGCCTCAGTAAAGTTACGTGTGCAAGAGAAaggagcatgtgtgtgtgtgttgtgtgtgtgtgtaaatgggcTTTAACCACGCCCCATCAAAGACACAGCACCACTTCACACAGGACTGTTTTCAACACGTTTTCTCGCGTTGAACGGTTCGTTCCAACAAGTAGTCCGTTAGCGAGCGAGGCGGAGCGACATTAAATCAGCacgtttcaagtttatttaatttgatatagcccagattcacagcTGCCCCTGTATCGTCACTAGGTTGCAAAGAATTATGGGactaagtttttaaaaaaaaattctttcttaTACAGTAGAGTCCAGTTTTAATTCTCTTTCAATAaacgtttgtgtgttcgtcctcGATTGTTGTGGGAGCTGGGAGGGACTTAATGCGCGCGAATATACTATATCCTCCTACTATTGTGATACCATGTCCCGCCCCACTCTAACTCTGATTGGTTTATCCCAGCAGCGCTGGCCTAACTCCAGCCAATCAGTCACTCTCATTACTAACGACTAACTCATCAAAACGAGTACTAGCCAATCAGAGGGACTGTGGGACAGTTCATACCTTGACAGTAGTAGGGTCCATGTTTTAGCATTGCTATAGCGACAGAATTCATGAAGTGTGAGTGAAATCGACCGTGTCTTTTCGTTAAATGACACGGTCATGCTAACATTTCCTCGTCCGTATTAACGGTGTAGCTAGCATCCACATCCGGTCTGTCAAATAGCTGTTTCCACTTATGCCCATGTAGCATTTAGCTAGCTGCTAGCCCACCGTCAGCAGCAACATGGCTCACTGGAGCACCTTCGAAAAGGAGACGGAGAGGGAAACAAAGAAGTTGATCAGATGCATCGGTGGAGTCGAGGACGAGGATGACCAGAACTTTCAGATGGCTATGAAATTCGCTTGGTCAAATTTCAGGTGATTTAGCTAGTGACAAGATGAGCGGTGACTCGTTAGCTGctaacatgtaaacaaacatcagcTGTAGTGTGGGTAGCCAGTGACAGTCTCGGTTCTTCACAGGTTTCATCGCTTCTTGGACGTGGACAGCCATAAAATCCAACGCAACATAAGTGGGTCAGTGAGTCTTTTTAATTCGATTCGTGGTTAATTTGCATTTCCGTGCAGTGTTTAGTAACAGGTTCATCTATTTCATTAAATTGGAGCTTTGACAGTTGTTGATATTTAGCACTGAGGTCGACATTacttttgttgttattttcatgtATTCGTAATCTGCTTTGTTTCCAGAATCCACGAGAAGctcatggtccactcagacctGAATAAAGCGGAAAGCTGGAAGAGGTTGACTGAAGAGTTTCTGAACTCACCTTTACCAAATACAGATGGAGCAAAGGTAAAGGTATAGCTTTGACTGAGGCTGACCTATCAGTGATCCTAACACCGATCCAGATAGATACCCTTCACCGACAAGATGCACACCATAGATGCTTCTTTCCTCTTGATTTTATTGCAGACTGATGTACACTTCAGCCTACTGTCGCTGCTGCTCCACTTATCGAAGTCCCCGTCAAACATCGACTTTACCGAGCGACCCAGGGTGAAGGAGGATGGTGAGAGAATGTGTCTCACACACTTACCTTCTCATGTGACAGT is a window of Antennarius striatus isolate MH-2024 chromosome 7, ASM4005453v1, whole genome shotgun sequence DNA encoding:
- the chst7 gene encoding carbohydrate sulfotransferase 7 translates to MKRRLNKKYLILILAYSGLLLLIPYVLDYRDKSAQHTRRGPPQQQLRCPDLENTVAQMWGNGYGLNASDATEHTVNRSQTRIHVYLHATWRTGSSFLGELFNQHPDVFYLYEPMWHIWQALYPGDAASLQGAVRDMMNALYRCDFSVLKLYAGSQNITTSFIFGWKLNKVICSQPLCDAHKRHEIGLVKEDQCAKCKKRDIRELEKECKKYPVMVIKGVRVLDLSTLVPLMKDPTINLQIVQLFRDPRAVHNSRLKSKQALVKESIQVLRSKKQTDKYKRLLMPNAKVNRAEGYVSTAMELICDNWLSDMMLVTNAPPWVRRNYFRIRYEDLVLRPMEELQRLYRFSNLSTSPALEKFALNMTHGQGYSSDRPFLISSRDAKEAIYAWRERLNVEQIKQVEAYCSEVMRQLGYPKNSLDKST